From one Conexibacter woesei Iso977N genomic stretch:
- the ilvA gene encoding threonine ammonia-lyase codes for MARRTPVLPSATLSERTGGDVVLKAESLQRTGAFKLRGALSKLHALGEGCASGVVCGSAGNHAQALAFAARARGVPCEVFMPDGAPIAKVEATAALGARVILGGSSVDDCLVLARERAAEAGMAFVHPFDDPDIVAGQGTLGLELLEDIPDLATVVVPVGGGGLASGVAIAVKSARPDVRVVGVQVETVAAYPASLRAGTPIGVDSALTIADGIAVKKPGELTLRLIGQWLDDVVVVSEDAVAEAMVMLLEKAKLVVEGAGAVGVAALLGGQVEAARTGTTCAILSGGNVDAGLLAAVARRNETEAGRRRVLLTRVPDRPGALAALLDCVANEGANIVDVAHMREGIGLHVRETGVQLTIETRSREHADTVVAAIRAAGYGVSQHPEAE; via the coding sequence GTGGCGCGCCGGACCCCGGTCCTGCCGTCCGCCACGCTCTCCGAGCGCACGGGCGGCGACGTCGTCCTGAAGGCCGAGTCGCTGCAGCGCACCGGCGCGTTCAAGCTGCGCGGCGCGCTGAGCAAGCTGCACGCGCTCGGCGAGGGCTGCGCGTCCGGCGTGGTGTGCGGCAGCGCGGGCAACCACGCGCAGGCGCTGGCCTTCGCGGCCCGCGCGCGCGGGGTGCCGTGCGAGGTCTTCATGCCCGACGGCGCGCCGATCGCGAAGGTCGAGGCGACCGCCGCGCTCGGCGCCCGGGTGATCCTGGGTGGGTCGAGCGTCGACGACTGCCTCGTCCTCGCGCGTGAGCGCGCCGCCGAGGCCGGGATGGCGTTCGTGCACCCGTTCGACGATCCCGACATCGTCGCGGGCCAGGGCACGCTCGGGTTGGAGCTCCTGGAGGACATCCCGGACCTCGCGACGGTCGTCGTCCCGGTCGGCGGCGGCGGGCTGGCGTCCGGCGTCGCGATCGCGGTGAAGTCGGCGCGTCCGGACGTCCGGGTCGTGGGTGTGCAGGTCGAGACGGTCGCGGCATATCCGGCGTCGTTGCGGGCCGGGACGCCGATCGGCGTCGACAGCGCGCTGACGATCGCCGACGGCATCGCGGTCAAGAAGCCGGGCGAGCTGACGCTGCGCCTGATCGGGCAGTGGCTGGACGACGTCGTCGTGGTCTCCGAGGACGCGGTCGCCGAGGCGATGGTGATGTTGTTGGAGAAGGCCAAGCTGGTGGTCGAGGGCGCGGGCGCAGTCGGCGTCGCGGCGCTGCTCGGCGGGCAGGTCGAGGCCGCCAGGACCGGGACGACCTGCGCGATCCTGAGCGGCGGCAACGTCGACGCCGGGCTGCTCGCCGCGGTCGCGAGGCGCAACGAGACCGAGGCGGGGCGCCGGCGCGTCCTGCTCACGCGTGTCCCGGACCGCCCGGGCGCGCTCGCGGCGCTCCTGGACTGCGTGGCGAACGAGGGCGCGAACATCGTCGACGTCGCGCACATGCGCGAGGGGATCGGCCTGCACGTGCGCGAGACCGGCGTCCAGCTGACGATCGAGACGCGCTCGCGCGAGCACGCCGACACCGTCGTCGCGGCGATCCGCGCGGCGGGCTACGGCGTCTCGCAGCACCCGGAAGCCGAATAG
- a CDS encoding ParB/RepB/Spo0J family partition protein, with translation MSQVDKLQQAEEDLAQMREEAAKAAKEEARQDLQKAPLSDTAKKAHQSVVAPLSQVKTMVNMRVGQLPDLHELAVSIKETGLLHPPLVRATGDDDTPYELLAGRRRFGAMTLLDEAEGAREDWRFTLIDGISKREALTMQFAENFHQSKPEPVQFARAARAIMAEDPSLTAAEVSRLVGAPLAWTRKSLKLLDLPEGVVTRVEEGDLSFTVADIVRRGIARGDVSAEEATELVEQATKGEISTAGLKLGVGYVPPKPKNYEEESRKLDEARWAANREKGLGKDQDADQRDWDGGASSGGANGSQGGPIRDGGDLAGGPQTHRIVASFGGDRDAAEGAPIEVDVTDLDAYILGLVLSRVATADHRSHLGVEGGHEATQEYAYSLHPNRRLEVLRALGAEILASDPLPPKALRALLPA, from the coding sequence ATGTCCCAGGTCGACAAGCTCCAGCAGGCTGAAGAAGACCTCGCGCAGATGCGCGAGGAGGCCGCGAAGGCCGCCAAGGAGGAGGCCCGCCAGGACCTCCAGAAGGCGCCGTTGAGCGACACGGCGAAGAAGGCGCACCAGAGCGTGGTCGCGCCGCTCTCGCAGGTCAAGACGATGGTCAACATGCGCGTCGGCCAGCTGCCCGACCTGCACGAGCTGGCCGTGTCGATCAAGGAGACCGGGCTGCTGCACCCGCCGCTGGTGCGCGCCACCGGCGACGACGACACGCCCTACGAGCTGCTCGCCGGCCGCCGCCGGTTCGGCGCGATGACGCTGCTCGACGAGGCCGAGGGCGCGCGCGAGGACTGGCGCTTCACGCTCATCGACGGCATCTCCAAGCGCGAGGCGCTGACGATGCAGTTCGCCGAGAACTTCCACCAGTCCAAGCCGGAGCCGGTGCAGTTCGCGCGCGCTGCCCGCGCGATCATGGCCGAGGATCCGTCGCTGACCGCGGCCGAGGTGTCCCGGCTGGTCGGCGCGCCGCTGGCGTGGACGCGCAAGTCGCTGAAGCTGCTGGACCTGCCGGAGGGCGTGGTGACGCGCGTCGAGGAGGGCGACCTGTCGTTCACGGTCGCCGACATCGTCCGGCGCGGGATCGCCCGCGGCGATGTGAGTGCCGAAGAGGCGACCGAGCTGGTCGAGCAGGCGACCAAGGGCGAGATCTCGACCGCCGGGTTGAAGCTCGGCGTCGGCTACGTGCCGCCCAAGCCGAAGAACTACGAGGAGGAGTCGAGGAAGCTCGACGAGGCGCGCTGGGCGGCGAACCGCGAGAAGGGGCTCGGCAAGGACCAGGACGCCGATCAGCGCGACTGGGACGGCGGGGCTTCGAGCGGCGGCGCCAACGGGTCCCAGGGCGGCCCGATCCGCGACGGCGGCGACCTCGCCGGCGGACCCCAGACGCACCGCATCGTCGCCTCCTTCGGCGGCGACCGCGACGCGGCCGAGGGCGCGCCGATCGAGGTCGACGTCACCGACCTCGACGCCTACATCCTGGGCCTCGTCCTGTCCCGCGTCGCCACCGCCGACCACCGCTCCCACCTCGGCGTCGAAGGCGGCCACGAAGCGACGCAGGAGTACGCCTACTCCCTGCACCCCAACCGCCGCCTCGAGGTCCTCCGCGCCCTGGGCGCCGAGATCCTGGCGAGCGACCCGCTGCCGCCGAAGGCGCTGCGGGCGCTGCTGCCGGCCTAG
- a CDS encoding 3-oxoacyl-ACP reductase, with protein MPGRLEGKVAVITGAAGGIGAATVEAFQREGAKVVGVDLIEGAPGDLALAVDVTEEFAVQQMYAQVAEEFGRVDILFNNAGISPDDDTSVLETSLEAWQRVQDVNLKSVFLCCKHGIPHLLEGGGGSVINTASFVAVMGAATSQISYTASKGGVLALTRELGVEFARRGVRVNALCPGPIDTPLLQELFAKDPERAARRLVHVPMGRFGRPSEIAGGVVFLASDESSFMTATTFLVDGGLSGAYVTPE; from the coding sequence GTGCCCGGACGTCTCGAAGGCAAGGTCGCAGTGATCACCGGCGCGGCGGGCGGGATCGGCGCCGCCACCGTGGAGGCCTTCCAGCGCGAGGGCGCGAAAGTTGTAGGGGTCGATCTGATCGAGGGCGCGCCGGGCGACCTGGCGCTGGCGGTCGACGTCACCGAGGAGTTCGCCGTCCAGCAGATGTACGCCCAGGTCGCCGAGGAGTTCGGGCGCGTCGACATCTTGTTCAACAACGCCGGCATCTCGCCCGACGACGACACGAGCGTGCTGGAGACGTCGCTGGAGGCGTGGCAGCGGGTCCAGGACGTCAACCTCAAGTCGGTGTTCCTGTGCTGCAAGCACGGGATCCCGCACCTGCTCGAGGGCGGCGGCGGGTCGGTCATCAACACCGCGTCGTTCGTGGCGGTGATGGGCGCGGCGACGTCGCAGATCTCCTACACCGCGTCCAAGGGCGGCGTCCTGGCCCTGACCCGCGAGCTGGGCGTGGAGTTCGCGCGCCGCGGCGTCCGCGTCAACGCCTTGTGCCCCGGCCCGATCGACACGCCGCTGCTGCAGGAGCTGTTCGCCAAGGACCCGGAGCGCGCGGCGCGGCGGCTGGTCCACGTCCCGATGGGCCGCTTCGGCAGGCCGTCGGAGATCGCCGGCGGCGTCGTGTTCCTGGCCAGCGACGAGTCGTCCTTCATGACGGCCACGACGTTCCTCGTGGACGGCGGCCTGTCCGGCGCGTACGTGACCCCGGAGTAG
- a CDS encoding aldehyde dehydrogenase family protein yields the protein MSAETLTVLEPATEQTLDTIARGGVDEVDAAVAAARRAFPAWRAVAPGDRARLLRRVVEAMEGAWEELALLEARNAGKPLASARGEIGMAIETFRYFAGAVERPNGETIPVAGGLAFTEREPMGVIGLITPWNFPLNIACWKMAPALAAGNTVVLKPAELTPLTAVRFAGLVLEAGLPEGVVNVVVGPGRTCGTRLVEHPDVAKVAFTGSTEVGRTIAAGAAGTIKRVTLELGGKSANVVFADADVRAAAEAAPWAVFDNAGQDCCARSRILVERSAVDDFLSHLQGAVESIRVGDPLDPATEMGPLISADQRASVSAFVDGGVEVAIQGSAPDGPGFWFPPTVLWPVPLDHPAVVDEIFGPVAVIVPFDTEAEAIALANDTIYGLSGSIWTRDGAKALRVARAVESGNLSINSNSSVRVNTPFGGFKQSGYGRELGPHATDAYTEVKTIYINTEGTP from the coding sequence GTGTCCGCCGAGACCCTCACGGTTCTCGAGCCCGCCACCGAGCAGACCCTGGACACCATCGCCCGAGGCGGCGTCGACGAGGTCGACGCCGCCGTCGCGGCGGCGCGGCGCGCGTTCCCGGCGTGGCGCGCCGTCGCGCCGGGCGACCGCGCGCGGCTGCTGCGGCGCGTGGTCGAGGCGATGGAGGGCGCCTGGGAGGAGCTGGCGCTGCTGGAGGCGCGCAACGCCGGCAAGCCGCTGGCTTCGGCGCGGGGTGAGATCGGCATGGCGATCGAGACGTTCCGCTACTTCGCGGGCGCTGTGGAGCGTCCGAATGGTGAGACGATCCCGGTGGCCGGCGGCCTCGCGTTCACCGAGCGTGAGCCGATGGGCGTGATCGGGCTGATCACGCCGTGGAACTTCCCGCTGAACATCGCGTGCTGGAAGATGGCGCCGGCGCTGGCGGCGGGCAACACGGTGGTGTTGAAGCCGGCGGAGCTGACGCCGCTGACGGCGGTGCGGTTCGCTGGGTTGGTCCTGGAGGCGGGGCTGCCCGAGGGCGTGGTGAACGTCGTCGTCGGCCCCGGCCGGACGTGCGGGACGCGGCTGGTCGAGCACCCGGACGTGGCGAAGGTCGCGTTCACCGGCTCCACCGAGGTCGGCCGGACGATCGCCGCGGGCGCCGCGGGGACGATCAAGCGCGTGACCTTGGAGCTGGGCGGCAAGTCGGCGAACGTGGTGTTCGCGGATGCGGACGTGCGCGCCGCTGCCGAGGCCGCGCCGTGGGCGGTGTTCGACAACGCGGGCCAGGACTGCTGCGCGCGCTCGCGGATCCTCGTGGAGCGGTCCGCGGTCGATGACTTCCTGTCGCACTTGCAGGGCGCGGTGGAGTCGATCCGCGTGGGTGACCCCTTGGACCCCGCGACCGAGATGGGGCCCTTGATCAGCGCGGACCAGCGCGCGTCGGTCAGCGCGTTCGTCGACGGCGGCGTCGAGGTCGCGATCCAGGGCTCCGCGCCCGACGGTCCCGGCTTCTGGTTCCCGCCGACGGTCCTGTGGCCGGTCCCGCTCGACCACCCCGCGGTCGTGGACGAGATCTTCGGGCCGGTCGCGGTGATCGTCCCGTTCGACACCGAGGCCGAGGCGATCGCGCTCGCCAACGACACCATCTACGGGCTCTCCGGCTCGATCTGGACCCGGGACGGCGCCAAGGCGCTGCGCGTCGCCCGGGCCGTGGAGAGCGGCAACCTGTCGATCAACTCCAACTCCTCGGTGCGCGTCAACACGCCCTTCGGCGGCTTCAAGCAGTCCGGCTACGGGCGCGAGCTGGGGCCGCACGCGACCGACGCCTACACCGAGGTCAAGACCATCTACATCAACACGGAAGGAACCCCGTAG
- a CDS encoding amino acid permease has translation MADVDVAARASSDEQRLAELGYKQELNRSWSGFQNFAISFTIISVLAGCFTTYYQAWNNGGPVAISWGWPIISAFILIIAFCMSELVSAYPTAGGIYWWAAKLGGPVWGWFTGWFNLLGLIAIVASVDYFAGQFLGVILGLYRVNVLGLNFGDTAHGLRETFILFALILCLHVAINIRGSHLVAMLNGVSVWWHVLGVAAIVLVLIFAPSKHASADFVFTHTINNSGFGHGMFWWYVLPLGFLLTQYTITGFDASAHVSEETHGAAESAPKGVWRSVFYSAVIGYVVLLAITFAASNEKAVTAGGGTVFAVFESSMGSGWVKFILIIAVIGQLFCGMSCMTSASRMMYAFSRDGAVPGWRLWSKVDSKRVPFNAVIAVAVLALILTLPALKGNKDGLTVAFTAVVSIGVIGLYIAYVIPIYLRWRAGSSFVPGPWTLGNKYRWMNLLAVAEVAIIVVIGFNMPFSSSGVPWESDFDWSLFNYTPVVTGGVFLLVGLWWLLSARHTFTGPRHTVQELEAELGEGPGDGPATGGPAAAPAGA, from the coding sequence ATGGCTGACGTCGACGTGGCTGCTCGCGCTTCAAGCGACGAGCAGCGGCTGGCGGAGTTGGGGTACAAGCAGGAGCTGAACCGCTCGTGGAGCGGCTTCCAGAACTTCGCGATCTCGTTCACCATCATCTCGGTCCTTGCCGGGTGCTTCACGACCTACTACCAGGCGTGGAACAACGGTGGACCGGTCGCGATCTCGTGGGGCTGGCCGATCATCTCGGCGTTCATCCTCATCATCGCCTTCTGCATGTCGGAGCTGGTCTCGGCGTACCCGACGGCGGGCGGCATCTACTGGTGGGCGGCCAAGCTCGGCGGTCCAGTGTGGGGCTGGTTCACGGGCTGGTTCAACCTATTGGGGTTGATCGCGATCGTGGCGTCGGTCGACTACTTCGCCGGGCAGTTCCTCGGCGTGATCCTCGGCCTCTACAGGGTCAACGTCCTGGGGTTGAACTTCGGCGACACCGCCCACGGGCTGCGTGAGACGTTCATCCTCTTCGCGCTGATCCTGTGCCTGCACGTCGCGATCAACATCCGCGGCAGCCACCTCGTCGCGATGCTCAACGGCGTGTCGGTGTGGTGGCACGTCCTCGGCGTCGCCGCGATCGTCCTGGTGTTGATCTTCGCGCCGAGCAAGCATGCGTCGGCCGACTTCGTCTTCACCCACACCATCAACAACTCGGGCTTCGGCCACGGCATGTTCTGGTGGTACGTGCTCCCACTCGGGTTCCTGCTGACGCAGTACACGATCACCGGGTTCGACGCGTCGGCGCACGTATCGGAGGAGACCCACGGAGCGGCGGAATCGGCGCCGAAGGGGGTCTGGCGCTCGGTCTTCTACAGCGCGGTGATCGGCTACGTCGTGCTGCTGGCGATCACGTTCGCGGCGTCCAACGAGAAGGCCGTCACCGCCGGCGGCGGCACCGTGTTCGCGGTGTTCGAGAGCTCGATGGGCAGCGGCTGGGTGAAGTTCATCCTGATCATCGCGGTCATCGGCCAGCTGTTCTGCGGCATGTCGTGCATGACCAGCGCGTCGCGCATGATGTACGCCTTCTCGCGTGACGGCGCGGTCCCGGGCTGGCGCCTGTGGAGCAAGGTCGACAGCAAGCGGGTCCCGTTCAACGCCGTGATCGCGGTCGCGGTCCTGGCGCTGATCCTCACGCTGCCGGCGCTGAAGGGCAACAAGGACGGCCTGACGGTCGCGTTCACCGCGGTCGTGTCGATCGGGGTGATCGGGTTGTACATCGCCTACGTGATCCCGATCTACCTGCGCTGGCGCGCGGGCTCGTCGTTCGTCCCCGGCCCCTGGACGCTGGGCAACAAGTACAGGTGGATGAACCTGTTGGCGGTCGCGGAGGTCGCGATCATCGTGGTCATCGGCTTCAACATGCCGTTCAGCTCCTCCGGCGTGCCGTGGGAGAGCGACTTCGACTGGTCGCTGTTCAACTACACCCCGGTCGTGACCGGCGGCGTGTTCCTCCTCGTCGGCCTGTGGTGGCTGCTCAGCGCGCGGCACACGTTCACCGGGCCGCGGCACACGGTGCAGGAGCTCGAGGCGGAGCTGGGCGAGGGCCCGGGCGACGGGCCGGCGACCGGCGGTCCGGCCGCGGCACCCGCCGGGGCGTAG
- a CDS encoding potassium/proton antiporter, translated as MHDGERILIVGALLSAGLLASLVASRVRVPGLVLFLAIGMLVGTDGAGWIDFDDYAVARTVGIVALILILFEGGLAAGIPEIRPVLGVSLTLAIVGTVLTAVVTGLVAAWLFDFNTTEGLLVGSIVAGTDGAAIFALLRGSTLRRRLARTLEGESGLNDPIAVLLVVGFIHHLQNPDYGLPEFLLLFARQIAIGGLVGVGVGYVVTWALREAKLASGGLYPVATLAGCAVAFGVADTAHGSGFLAVYLVGLMLGSATIPARQTIAAFHEGMAWVAQLSMFLVLGLLVFPSQLADVALEGTVLALVLVFVARPLATVICTAPFGFSWQEQAVLGWAGLRGAVPVVLATFPVIDHIPRAGEFFNIVFFVVLLSTILQGTTFEWLAKKLRVTTDDPALPRPLAESGTIRRLGAEVLEFPVAPDDAIVGLAVRDLGLPREAVVNVIVREGQAIPPRGSTRVVAGDRLHVLYREETSRELVSLTSSWRTGPIGPRARPARAVRSSSTIFSARPWTDADGDATRPARVGEQDVVDLLRIRRDAPGSLVVLADGRYALCGAVLVVGARRQVTGWIERRMPAAGEAERAWLRTVLGAVATDLAEARRS; from the coding sequence GTGCACGACGGCGAGCGCATCCTCATCGTGGGCGCGCTGCTGTCCGCCGGTCTGCTGGCGTCGCTCGTCGCGTCCCGCGTCCGGGTCCCCGGGCTCGTGCTGTTCCTGGCGATCGGGATGCTCGTCGGGACCGACGGGGCGGGGTGGATCGACTTCGACGACTACGCGGTGGCGCGCACGGTCGGGATCGTGGCGCTGATCCTGATCCTGTTCGAGGGCGGACTGGCGGCCGGGATCCCGGAGATCCGGCCGGTGCTGGGCGTGTCGCTGACGCTGGCGATCGTGGGGACGGTCCTGACGGCGGTCGTGACCGGGCTGGTCGCGGCGTGGCTGTTCGACTTCAACACGACCGAGGGGCTGCTGGTCGGGTCGATCGTGGCGGGCACCGACGGTGCGGCGATCTTCGCGCTGCTGCGCGGGTCGACGCTGCGGCGGCGGCTGGCGCGGACGCTGGAGGGCGAGTCGGGGCTCAACGACCCGATCGCGGTGCTGCTGGTCGTCGGGTTCATCCACCACCTGCAGAACCCGGACTACGGGCTGCCGGAGTTCCTGTTGCTGTTCGCGCGGCAGATCGCGATCGGCGGCCTGGTCGGGGTGGGCGTCGGCTACGTGGTGACGTGGGCGCTGCGCGAGGCCAAGCTGGCGAGCGGCGGCCTGTACCCGGTCGCGACGCTGGCGGGGTGCGCGGTCGCGTTCGGCGTGGCCGACACCGCGCACGGGTCCGGGTTCCTGGCGGTCTACCTGGTGGGGTTGATGCTCGGCAGCGCGACGATCCCGGCGCGCCAGACGATCGCGGCGTTCCACGAGGGCATGGCGTGGGTCGCGCAGTTGTCGATGTTCTTGGTCCTGGGGTTGTTGGTGTTCCCGAGCCAGCTGGCCGACGTGGCGTTGGAGGGCACCGTGCTGGCGCTGGTGCTGGTGTTCGTCGCGCGGCCGCTGGCGACGGTGATCTGCACGGCGCCGTTCGGGTTCTCGTGGCAGGAGCAGGCGGTGCTGGGGTGGGCGGGGCTGCGCGGGGCGGTGCCGGTGGTGCTGGCGACGTTCCCGGTGATCGACCACATCCCGCGCGCGGGCGAGTTCTTCAACATCGTGTTCTTCGTCGTGCTGTTGTCCACCATCTTGCAGGGCACGACGTTCGAGTGGTTGGCCAAGAAGCTGCGCGTGACCACCGACGACCCGGCGCTGCCGCGGCCGCTGGCGGAGTCCGGGACGATCCGGCGGCTGGGCGCGGAGGTGCTGGAGTTCCCGGTCGCGCCGGACGACGCGATCGTCGGGCTGGCGGTGCGCGACCTGGGGCTGCCGCGGGAGGCGGTCGTCAACGTCATCGTGCGTGAGGGGCAGGCGATCCCGCCGCGCGGGTCGACGCGGGTGGTGGCGGGCGACCGGCTGCACGTGCTCTACCGCGAGGAGACGTCGCGCGAGTTGGTGTCCTTGACGTCGTCGTGGCGGACGGGGCCGATCGGGCCGCGGGCGCGGCCGGCGCGGGCGGTCCGGAGCTCGTCGACGATCTTCAGCGCGCGGCCGTGGACGGACGCCGACGGCGACGCGACGCGGCCGGCGAGGGTGGGGGAGCAGGACGTCGTGGACCTGCTGCGGATCCGGCGCGACGCGCCCGGGTCGCTGGTCGTCCTGGCCGACGGGCGCTACGCGCTGTGCGGTGCGGTCCTGGTCGTCGGCGCGCGCCGGCAGGTGACCGGCTGGATCGAGCGGCGCATGCCGGCGGCGGGCGAGGCCGAGCGCGCGTGGCTGCGGACGGTGCTGGGCGCGGTCGCCACGGATCTCGCCGAAGCCCGTCGTTCGTAG
- a CDS encoding class I SAM-dependent methyltransferase, producing the protein MARLAEEQIQEFYEQCYTPGVDGDKYRRWRELGAEGKADHVMALVARAGIAAPRTVCEVGCGDGAVLSVLGRRGFGGSRVGYEISASGVKLTAEREEVDGAWVFDGSHLPVADDAYDLVFATHVLEHVPDPAPLTREMLRAGRAVVIEVPLEANVSAHRPAARAASEGVGHLHRFHRRAIRGLVEDCGGRVAAELVDPLPRAVHTFGAESGKARAKGTVKWAVRAGAAAVPALGERLITLHFAVLALPA; encoded by the coding sequence ATGGCCCGCCTCGCCGAAGAGCAGATCCAGGAGTTCTACGAGCAGTGCTACACGCCGGGGGTCGACGGCGACAAGTACCGGCGCTGGCGTGAGCTGGGCGCCGAGGGCAAGGCGGACCACGTGATGGCGCTGGTCGCGCGGGCGGGCATTGCCGCGCCGCGAACGGTCTGCGAGGTCGGTTGTGGTGACGGCGCCGTGCTGTCGGTGCTGGGGCGGCGCGGGTTCGGCGGGTCGCGGGTGGGCTATGAGATCTCCGCTTCGGGCGTGAAGCTGACGGCCGAGCGCGAGGAGGTCGACGGCGCCTGGGTCTTCGACGGCTCGCACCTGCCGGTGGCGGATGACGCGTACGACCTGGTGTTCGCCACGCACGTCCTGGAGCACGTCCCGGACCCGGCGCCGCTGACGCGCGAAATGCTGCGCGCGGGGCGGGCCGTGGTGATCGAGGTGCCGCTGGAGGCGAACGTCTCGGCCCATCGCCCGGCGGCGCGGGCGGCGTCGGAGGGCGTCGGGCACCTGCACCGCTTCCACCGCCGCGCGATCCGCGGCCTCGTCGAGGACTGCGGCGGCCGCGTCGCCGCGGAGCTGGTCGACCCCCTGCCGCGCGCGGTGCACACCTTCGGGGCGGAGTCCGGCAAGGCGCGCGCGAAGGGGACGGTGAAGTGGGCCGTCCGGGCAGGCGCGGCCGCAGTCCCGGCGCTCGGCGAGCGCCTGATCACGCTGCACTTCGCCGTGCTCGCCCTGCCCGCCTGA
- a CDS encoding DUF2237 family protein: protein MSARNVLGGTLEPCGIEPLTGFYRDGSCVTGPEDLGSHTICAVVTTDFLEHQRAIGNDLTTPMPQYRFPGLVPGDRWCVTAANWLRAYHDDAPAFVVLASSHERALEIVPLEALREHAVDVPADPGALS, encoded by the coding sequence GTGAGCGCGCGCAACGTCCTCGGCGGCACGCTGGAACCCTGCGGCATCGAGCCGCTGACCGGCTTCTACCGCGACGGGTCCTGCGTGACCGGCCCGGAGGACCTCGGCAGCCACACGATCTGCGCGGTCGTGACGACCGACTTCCTCGAGCACCAGCGCGCGATCGGCAACGACCTGACGACGCCGATGCCCCAGTACCGCTTCCCGGGCCTCGTCCCCGGCGACCGCTGGTGCGTCACCGCCGCCAACTGGCTGCGCGCCTACCACGACGACGCGCCCGCGTTCGTCGTCCTCGCCTCCTCGCACGAGCGCGCACTGGAGATCGTCCCGCTCGAGGCGCTGCGCGAACACGCGGTCGACGTCCCGGCCGACCCCGGCGCGCTGTCCTGA
- a CDS encoding nuclear transport factor 2 family protein codes for MPDENAQLIERFYEAFGARDGAAMAACYTPDAVFSDPVFGELRGADPGRMWIMLTGRAQDLAITLESHSASGETGEAHWLADYTFGATGRRVHNDVRARFVFRDGLIAEHHDAFSFYAWSRQALGPAGLLLGWTPILRNKVRGQALEGLAAAPPSA; via the coding sequence ATGCCCGACGAGAACGCGCAGCTGATCGAGCGGTTCTACGAGGCGTTCGGCGCCCGCGACGGCGCGGCGATGGCCGCGTGCTACACGCCGGACGCGGTCTTCAGCGACCCCGTCTTCGGCGAGCTGCGCGGGGCCGACCCGGGGCGCATGTGGATCATGCTGACCGGCCGCGCGCAGGACCTGGCGATCACGCTGGAGTCGCACTCCGCGTCGGGCGAGACCGGCGAGGCGCACTGGCTCGCCGACTACACGTTCGGCGCGACGGGGCGGAGGGTCCACAACGACGTGCGGGCGAGGTTCGTCTTCCGCGACGGCCTGATCGCCGAGCACCACGACGCGTTCTCGTTCTACGCCTGGTCACGCCAGGCGCTCGGCCCGGCCGGCCTGCTGCTCGGCTGGACGCCGATCCTGCGCAACAAGGTCCGCGGCCAGGCGCTGGAAGGGCTGGCGGCGGCTCCGCCGTCCGCCTAG